Genomic DNA from Roseofilum casamattae BLCC-M143:
AATAGTGCCCCGCGTAGTTTGACATTCTGGAGCAATGCTCCGCGAAAATCTGCCCCTCCTAAATCCGCATTCGTGAAATTGCTATTCTGCAACACCGCATTGCGGAAGCTTGCCCCAAACAGATCCGTATCCTGGAAATTTGACCGAAAAATAAACGCATTCTCAAAGCTCGCATTGCGCAATCGTGCCGTTTCAAAATTGAGTTGAATTAACCGAGTATTCTGGAAATTGGCATCCCTTAAATCGATGCCGGATAAATTCACCTTGCGCAAGACAATTTCTCCCAGCTCCGTATTTTGGAAATTCGCGGTAAATAAATCAGCTCTTCTCAAATTCGCTCCTTCCAGAATAGCCAACTCCAGATCCGCATTGCGCAAGTTCGCGTGCTCCAAACTCGAATTAGTTAAATCCGTCTCGCTTAACAAAGCGCCGCGCAAATTCGCCCGCTTAAAATTCGTATTTTCCAGCATCGAACCGCGTAAATCTGCGATCGCAGCATCGGTTTTCTCCAGATTGGTTTCCCGCAGCGATGAGGTTCTTAAGTCCGAAATGAATAAGCTAGAATCTTGCAGTTGACTGCCATCCAAGTTCGCATCGACTAATCTGGCACCTTGGAGCAACGTTCCCTGTAAATTTGCTCCCTGTAAATTCGCATTCTCCAAGTTCGCTCGACTCAGATTTGCTCCCGATAAATCCACTTCCGCTAAATCTCGATCTTGCCCGCCATCATTGACCAACTCCCAGGTTAAACGCCATTTCGGATCGATTAAGGTATCGTCATCCAAACGAGCCTTGCGCAAATTAGCTCCAGTTAAATTAGCATAACTGAGATCGGCTCCGCGCAAATCCGCACCAATTAAATTCGCGCCTTCCAGATTTGCTCGCCGCAAATACGCTCCCCTGAGATCGGCATTTTGCAGCTTCGCATTTCGCAGATTCGCTCCGGATAGGTTACTATCGCGAAGGAAAGCTTGTCGTAGCTCGGCATCCTTTAGGTTGCAGCGCACGCAGTCGCGAGTTCGGAGCAGTCGGCGTAAATGCCCCTGTTTGAGAGCGCAAGCGGGAGAAGAACCTGCTAGGAGAAGTAAGGCTATGGCAATAAGAGAAGAGAGGGTGCGAGACGGTATGCTGGTAGAGGCGATCGCCATCTTGCTCGTCTGGAATAAAGAAGCCATGATAGAACTCACAATGACACGAGGCTGATTTCTCTAGTTGTAACTGCTATGGGTAACTTTGTGGGAGAAGTAGAGATGAAACGTATTATTCGCTGGTGCAGAAAGATCGTACCTTCCCTAACAGCAATCTCCTTAATTATTGCTCTCTCGCCAGCGCGGGCGCAAAATTTTCCCGACCCCTTTCGGCAACTGCGCAATTTCAACTATTGGGCCAATCTCTGCGCTCTCTACGTTGATGAAGAACTCGATAAAATGCTCGAAGCTTGCGACCAAGCCTTATTGTTAAAGCGGAAAAGACCTCAAGTTTGGGCCGATCGCTCTCGGGTATTATTAAAGCAGGAGCGCTATTCCGAGGCCATCGCATCAGCCGACCAAGCTATTCGCCGCGATCGCACATTTTCCCGCGCCTTCACCTACCGCTGTCAAGCTCTCTTCGAGTTACAACGCCACGAAGACGCTCTCGATGCCTGCGAGGAAGCCTTGCGCCTAGACACCAACTGGGGACGGGAAAACCCGGTCATGGTTTGGTATCAGCGCGGATTAATTTTAGAAGCCTTGGAGGAATATCAAAATGCCGTCACCTCCTACGAGCGCGGTTTAAACCTGGAACCGGAATCATCATTACTGCTTACCTATAAATGCGGCGCACTCTTACAACTGGAAGACTATCAAGATGCGATCGCCGCCTGCCAATCTGCCCTCGATATTAACGATCGCTGGGAACCGGCCGAAGATAGTTTAGCCTGGCAATATCTGGGAGTCGCTCTGAATCGCAGCGAATTTGCCGAAGGTGCCATTGAAGCCTACGATCGCGCTTTAAATCAAAATCCGCAAAATGCCAGCGCCTGGGTGCAGCAAGGCATCGCTCTGAGCAAAGAAGGCAAGCACCTAGAAGCCCTCAATTCTTACAATCAGGCCATAAGGCTGCAAGAAAATTCTACCTTCGCTCTCATTCATCAATGCCAAACTCTAAATAAGCTGAAGCGCTATGAGGAAGCGATAAAAGCCTGTGAAGCGGCACTGCAAGGAGACGGACAGTGGGGAGAAATGGGAGTTGCGCAAGCTTGGAACCAACTGACTATCGCCCAAACCCAACAAGGCAACTACAAAGAAGGACTCGTCGCCGCCAACCGTGCCGTCGGATTTCGTCCCGACTTTACTGAAGCTTGGAATAACCGAGGAGTCACCCTCTGGTTTTTAGAAGACTATCCCGAAAGCCTTGCCTCCATCGCTCGCTCTCTGCAACTGCAACCCGATTATATCCAAGCCTGGTTAAATCGCGGGCGAGTCTTGCGCTCTGCCGAACAGTATATTGAATCTGTCGGTGCTTACGACCAAGCTTTGCGCTACGATCCGGAAAATGCCAATGCTTGGGCCAACCGCAGCGTCGCCCTCTGGTATCTAAAAGAATATGACAAAGCGCTGAAATCTGCCCAAGAGGCGATCGCTCTCGATCGCGAACTCTTCCTCGGTTGGTACAATCAAGCCGTAGCTTATACCTCTCTCCAGGAATACGAACGCGCCATCACCTCCTACGGCACAGCACTCAATCTCGCGCCCAAAAATGCCAGTCTCTGGGCAGCCTTTGGTGCCGTGCTCGAAAAAGCCGGCCGCGACGACGAAGCGAGCCGAGCGTATCAAGAAGCACTTAAATTCGATCCGCAACAGGCGATCGCTCGTGAAGGACTGCGCAGTCTAAACTCCAAACAACAAAGCCAGCAACGTGGAACCACAGAGCCTCAAAATCTGCAATAAGTAGGGCTTGCTGAAAAAGAGAGTCATATCCCTCTTCTGTCACTCTCCGAAAATTAGGATAGAATGAAATGAGAGTGTCAAGGGCTGAAAATCAGACAGAGTAATGGATGTAGAGTTACAAATCTTAAAACATTTACCGCGATCGCCTCAAACAACGATTTCGGTGGTGGATGAGTATTGTGAAAGTTATAAAGATATGTTCTGTGAAGTGAGGAGTTATGAATATTTTAAATATTTACATATAGGAATCATTTCTCCAATAAAGAGAAAATCATTTCCTGAAATCGCTAAGGCAGTTGGGATAAATTGTCCTCAATCATTACACCATTTTATCGCTAATTCACCTTGGTCAATAGAAGAGCTGAGGTTCCGATTCATTGAAATCGGAGAGTGACAGAAGAGGGGTAATTGCAGATGAATTAGCCGAAGCTCTCGAAGCAGAAGTTCAGGCCAAACAAGAGGCCATAGAGCGAGCTGAAGCAGCGCAAGAGCAAACCGATCGTCTCCAAGCGTTATTGGCTCGCTATCAAGAACAATTCGGTATCTTAGATGACTCGATCGCCAATGGACTTTTATAATGATCCATATCTACAATTCCTATATTGAATGACTACTCCGGAAACGCCGACTAAACCTAGCGATACCGACTATCTCGACGAACTGCCCGATGATGTAGAGATGTCTCTGTTCGACCATCTCGAAGAATTGCGACAGCGGTTTTTCTATGGCCTCATTGCTGTTGCGATCGCTGTAGTTGGCTGTTTTACCTTTGTTAAACCCATCGTCCAGATCCTGGAAGTCCCTGCCGGCAACGTCAAATTCTTACAACTGGCTCCGGGAGAATACTTCTTCGTTTCCCTGAAAGTTGCCGGTTATAGCGGTCTCATCCTCGCTACTCCCGCTATTCTCTACCAGATTATCCAATTCGTTCTGCCCGGACTCACCCGTCGCGAACGTCGCTTCATCCTTCCCGTGGTCGTTGGCTCCAGTTTTCTCTTCCTGGGAGGGCTAGTTTTTGCCCAAACCTTGCTCATTCCAGCAGCGCTGAAATTCTTTATTAGCTATGGCGCTGAAGTCGTCGAACAAGCGTGGTCGATCGATCGCTATTTTGAATTTGTCTTACTCCTCATGTTCAGTACGGGCTTAGCGTTCCAAGTTCCCGTCATTCAAGTTCTCCTCAGTCTCCTCGGTATCGTTTCTGCCGAACAAATGCTGTCTGGATGGCGATATGTGGTTATGGGTGGCGTTATTTTAGGAGCCGTACTCACTCCCTCTACCGATCCGGTGACGCAAAGTTTGCTTGCCGGTGCCGTGTTGGGGTTATATTTTGGCGGTATTGGTTTTGTCAAAGCCATCGGCCGTTAAGTAATAAAACTCTCCGGAGGGAACTTCCGAACCCTTGCATCAGACAAAAATAAGGGTTGAGGAGTATTGATTATGGTTCCCAAAACTTGTATTGCTGACTGTACGAATAGCTACTGTCCCTTCATTCAAGACCCGCAAAACAACCGCCGTTATGTTTGTCTTAAGTGCGGGTTAGATCGATCGCTCGATGAAAATGAAGAGAAGAGCGATCGCACTTCTGTCATTTCCTTAATGCTCATGGGAGTCATTATGATTCTCGTGCTGCTCTAACACAGAATAAACCTTTCAATAGCCGCGATCGCGCCATCATCTTCGACGTCGGGAGCAACCCAATCAGCAATCTTTTGTATTTCTGGAGGACTGTTGCCCATCGCCACTCCAATACTCGCACATTTTATCATTTCTAGGTCATTAAAGTTATCGCCGATCGCCATAACGCGGTCTATGCTAATTCCTAAAATAGTTTCTGCTAAATATTGAATGGCGCGCCCTTTATTGGCGGCGGGATTGGTAATTTCCAGAAAGGTTGGGGTAGAACAAGTAAAATGCAGTTGGGTTTCGGCATAGGATTGACTCAAATAGGCAGAAACTTCTGCGATTAATTCTGTATCGGCACTCAAGGCTAAAATTTTAGTCGGTTCCGCGTTTTCTCCAGTATCTAATAAGCTGCGCAGGTCGCCAACCACGTTCACTTTTGCCGACGATCGCCGAATATAATTTCGGGTATCATCGGATAGTTCTCGCACGTACAATTGGTCATTCAGATAAAAATGAATGCCCAGGCGATCGCGATATTCTGAGGTTTCTAAAACGTCGATAATTTCACGAGCCAGAGGAATAGAGACGGGAATATGTCGATATACTTTCTCAGTTTGCGGATGTTTAATTAAGGCTCCGTTATAACAGATTAAGGGTAATTGCGAGCCAATTGCCTGATAAAATCGGCAAGCGGAAAAAAACATGCGTCCCGTGGCGATCGCCACCGGTATTCCTAATGCCTGAACTTTGGAGATTGTGTCAATAACGGGCTGAGTTACCTGATTTGATTCCCCTGCGATCGTGCCATCAATATCTAAAATTAGGAGTTCGATTTGCGAGCGGCTAGACATGAGGAATAACGAAGAATTAAAACTCTAGCTTAACTGTACCACAGCTCGATTGTCTAAGAGGGTTTGGTTGGTGAGTAAATCTTCGACGCTCAGGCGTAAAACGCGATCGCCATCGACTTGAAAACGAAGCCGAATGCGGTCGTTTCCGGGAATGCCCGGAGGATTTAATGTCGCAATCGTGCGCGCATTTTCATCATCATTGAGGGCAATCACCGAACGGGTATCGCTACTGAGAATTTGCGCAATCAGGCGATCGCCATCAAAGTAAATTTCGGTTCCCCCAGTTTCGGCGCCTAATTCTCCCAAAATTAACTCAATTTTTGGCTGTTGTTCCATGGAAGCCCCCAAAGTTAATTCCACGGGGTTAGACATGGGATAAGGTTGCCCTTCTTTAATAATGGGATGCCAACTGTGAGATTTCGTTCGGCGGTTCCAATAGCGAATGCCATAACTGTGATAGAGGAAATCGGTTAATTCTACACCTCTATCTAATTGTAAGGCACCTTGAGAAATGGCTTCAAACGGGCGATCGCACCGTACTTTTTGTTCGGTAAAATACCCTTTAATCCAAGCTTGGACTGAGGGAATTTGCGAGCTACCGCCAACGAGCAATACGGCATCAATCTCATCTTTTTGAATGCCTTGGCGCTTAGCTTGTTGCAAGACTCGCTCTAAGCTACTATCGAGTCGGATAAACAACTTTTGTTCGGTCAGAATTTCCTGAAACTGTTTGCGATTCAAGGTGAATTCGTAGGTTTCCAAAGATTCCCGATCGAAATATATCTCGCTGGCTTTCTGTTGTGTTGATAGCGCAATTTTGAGTTTTTCTGCCAATCGAGTTAAAGCGCGCGATCGCGTTAACTCATGCTCGCTAATTAATTTATCTGCAATCCAACCATCGAGATCGGAACCCCCTAAGTTTAAACCTTCCTTAGCCAAAACTCGCGCGGTTTTTACCTGTTGTGCTGACTGCTGGACAAAAGATTTATCGCCCCACTTCAGCACAAATCCCAAAGGATTATTGGACGAACTTTTATCGCTGCTATCTGAATTCAGTTGTACCAGAGAAAAATCGAGAGTTCCGCCACCAAAATCAACGACCAAAATTAAATTGCGATCGCTCACTCCATAGCCTAAAGCCGCCGCTGTCGGTTCGTCAATAATTCTCACCTTCCCGACCGACACCGTTTGACACAACTCTCCCAACCAATAGCGATAGGTTTCAAAACTATCGACCGGAACGGTTAAAATCAAAGACTCTTCTAAATTTACTTCGTTCAGGATACCTTGCAGAAACCAAGTCCCCACTCGTTCAAAGCTGAGAGATGTACCATCCAACTCCGGCAAAAATCCCTGAACTTCCGTACCAATGCCGCGCTTAAAGTTACGAAAAAAGCGCGGATCGCTGGTTAAATCCAATCCGCGATCGCGAACTTGCTGTCCGATTAAAACTTGTCCGGATTCAGCATTTTCTACATAAACTAGACTGGGGATCGTTGGAGGATTAGGAGGCTGCTGGAGAGAATAGTTTGGAAGACTCAAGGTTTCTGGAGTTTCGGTCACCGGGTTCCAGCGGGTAATCGCCGTATTCGACGTCCCAAAATCAATCGCGATCGCCATAATAATGAAAAAATCTCAAGGAAATCTTATCGGTTTAGATAAAGTGCTATGATTTTAGCAAACAAGGGGACGAGGCGGTGAAAAAACGAGTGACATTAACCTTCGGGCAACTAGTCGTGCAAATGCCCGTGACCTATCGTTTAGCCAAAGATTTTAATGTTGCCGCTAACATTATTCGCGCTCAGGTTGCTCCCAATCAAAT
This window encodes:
- a CDS encoding Hsp70 family protein translates to MAIAIDFGTSNTAITRWNPVTETPETLSLPNYSLQQPPNPPTIPSLVYVENAESGQVLIGQQVRDRGLDLTSDPRFFRNFKRGIGTEVQGFLPELDGTSLSFERVGTWFLQGILNEVNLEESLILTVPVDSFETYRYWLGELCQTVSVGKVRIIDEPTAAALGYGVSDRNLILVVDFGGGTLDFSLVQLNSDSSDKSSSNNPLGFVLKWGDKSFVQQSAQQVKTARVLAKEGLNLGGSDLDGWIADKLISEHELTRSRALTRLAEKLKIALSTQQKASEIYFDRESLETYEFTLNRKQFQEILTEQKLFIRLDSSLERVLQQAKRQGIQKDEIDAVLLVGGSSQIPSVQAWIKGYFTEQKVRCDRPFEAISQGALQLDRGVELTDFLYHSYGIRYWNRRTKSHSWHPIIKEGQPYPMSNPVELTLGASMEQQPKIELILGELGAETGGTEIYFDGDRLIAQILSSDTRSVIALNDDENARTIATLNPPGIPGNDRIRLRFQVDGDRVLRLSVEDLLTNQTLLDNRAVVQLS
- a CDS encoding pentapeptide repeat-containing protein, producing MASLFQTSKMAIASTSIPSRTLSSLIAIALLLLAGSSPACALKQGHLRRLLRTRDCVRCNLKDAELRQAFLRDSNLSGANLRNAKLQNADLRGAYLRRANLEGANLIGADLRGADLSYANLTGANLRKARLDDDTLIDPKWRLTWELVNDGGQDRDLAEVDLSGANLSRANLENANLQGANLQGTLLQGARLVDANLDGSQLQDSSLFISDLRTSSLRETNLEKTDAAIADLRGSMLENTNFKRANLRGALLSETDLTNSSLEHANLRNADLELAILEGANLRRADLFTANFQNTELGEIVLRKVNLSGIDLRDANFQNTRLIQLNFETARLRNASFENAFIFRSNFQDTDLFGASFRNAVLQNSNFTNADLGGADFRGALLQNVKLRGALLDEALTESIGLRRTSLCEVILPDGKTGYCWSITPDIREQRGRD
- a CDS encoding tetratricopeptide repeat protein codes for the protein MKRIIRWCRKIVPSLTAISLIIALSPARAQNFPDPFRQLRNFNYWANLCALYVDEELDKMLEACDQALLLKRKRPQVWADRSRVLLKQERYSEAIASADQAIRRDRTFSRAFTYRCQALFELQRHEDALDACEEALRLDTNWGRENPVMVWYQRGLILEALEEYQNAVTSYERGLNLEPESSLLLTYKCGALLQLEDYQDAIAACQSALDINDRWEPAEDSLAWQYLGVALNRSEFAEGAIEAYDRALNQNPQNASAWVQQGIALSKEGKHLEALNSYNQAIRLQENSTFALIHQCQTLNKLKRYEEAIKACEAALQGDGQWGEMGVAQAWNQLTIAQTQQGNYKEGLVAANRAVGFRPDFTEAWNNRGVTLWFLEDYPESLASIARSLQLQPDYIQAWLNRGRVLRSAEQYIESVGAYDQALRYDPENANAWANRSVALWYLKEYDKALKSAQEAIALDRELFLGWYNQAVAYTSLQEYERAITSYGTALNLAPKNASLWAAFGAVLEKAGRDDEASRAYQEALKFDPQQAIAREGLRSLNSKQQSQQRGTTEPQNLQ
- a CDS encoding Cof-type HAD-IIB family hydrolase, whose product is MSSRSQIELLILDIDGTIAGESNQVTQPVIDTISKVQALGIPVAIATGRMFFSACRFYQAIGSQLPLICYNGALIKHPQTEKVYRHIPVSIPLAREIIDVLETSEYRDRLGIHFYLNDQLYVRELSDDTRNYIRRSSAKVNVVGDLRSLLDTGENAEPTKILALSADTELIAEVSAYLSQSYAETQLHFTCSTPTFLEITNPAANKGRAIQYLAETILGISIDRVMAIGDNFNDLEMIKCASIGVAMGNSPPEIQKIADWVAPDVEDDGAIAAIERFILC
- the tatC gene encoding twin-arginine translocase subunit TatC, with translation MTTPETPTKPSDTDYLDELPDDVEMSLFDHLEELRQRFFYGLIAVAIAVVGCFTFVKPIVQILEVPAGNVKFLQLAPGEYFFVSLKVAGYSGLILATPAILYQIIQFVLPGLTRRERRFILPVVVGSSFLFLGGLVFAQTLLIPAALKFFISYGAEVVEQAWSIDRYFEFVLLLMFSTGLAFQVPVIQVLLSLLGIVSAEQMLSGWRYVVMGGVILGAVLTPSTDPVTQSLLAGAVLGLYFGGIGFVKAIGR